In the Candidatus Delongbacteria bacterium genome, TACCGGCAAGAAATGGGCGAAAAACACAGTCCGTGTGGGCGCGACAGGACACAAGCACCCAGATCCGACAGACTCCCGACGGAACCGCACCAACTGGGTGGACCCTGAGATGAACGTGTTCCATTCCCTTGTCGTACACACCTTGCCCCTGATGCCAAAGGCCCTGGTGGGGCATCTTTCCCGTCACTACATCGCCGGTCCCAGTCTGGACGACGCGGTCCGGGCCGCCCGGGAAGTGATCGACGAAGGCTGCTGCGTGACGATGGACGTACTGGGCGAAAGCGTGACCCGGGCCGAAGAGACCCGCACCTTCGCCCGTCAGTATCACGAGGTGCTGCAGCGCATCGCCGATGAGAAACTGGATGCCAACGTCAGTGTCAAGCCCACCCAGATGGGGCTGGCGCTGGACCCGGCGCTGGTGCGCGAGAATTACACATCCATCGTTGGGCGGGCGGCCGAGCTGGGCAACTTCGTGCGCATCGACATGGAAGACACACCCTGGACGACCGCCACTCTCGACCTGCACGACGAACTGGTCGCCCGCTGGCCGGGCCATGTGGGGGTCGTGATCCAGGCCTACCTGCGACGCACCATGAGCGACACGCGCGAGCGGCTGATCCCGGGCAAGGCCAACCTGCGGCTCTGCAAGGGCATCTACGTGGAACCGGAATCGCTGGCCTTCAAGACTCGTCAGGATATCCGCGACAGTTATCTGGCCATCCTGCGCGAACTGCTGAGCGCGGGCAATTATGTGGGCATCGCCACCCATGACGAATGGCTCGTGGATGGGGCCCTCGAAATCGTGCGCGAGCTGAACCTGCCCCGCGAAGCCTTCGAATTCCAGATGCTGCTGGGCGTGCTGCCCGATCTGCGCCGTCGCATCGTCGCACGTGGACACAAGTTGCGGGTCTATGTGCCCTTCGGCGAGGCCTGGTTCGCCTACTCCACCCGCCGCCTCAAGGAGAATCCCTCGCTGGTGAACACCTTCATCGTGGACATGTTCAGAAAACACTGAGCGGGTTGGGGCACCGGTCCGGACATTGAGTGAAAAGGCCCGGGGCATGCCCCGGGCCTTCGTGTTCATGGTGGAATCGCTCAAGCGGCCTGTGTCACAGGTCGTTGATCCGGGCCAGCAGGGTCTCCAGATAGAGCGGATCCGTGTCGTCCGGATTGAAATCGGGGAACACGCTGCGCACCTGGCTCTCGCACTCGGCATAGCGGCTGAGCTTGAACAGATTCCAGGCCGCGATCTTGTGCATCGCGCGGCTGTTGACCTCGGGCCGATGAGTGAATACATAGGATTCACCGGCGGCGTCCAGCAGATCCAGTGACCATTCGATGGCCAGCAGGGTATCGGACTGTGAACTGTAGAAACTGGCCAGACCGGCCCAGGCGTCCTGGTAACCGGGCCGCAGCTGATCGGCCAGCAGGAAGTTGTCTTCAATGGCATCGCGATAGTCAGGTCCACCCGGGCTGCCGTCATTGAGCATGGCCTGACTCCAGGCCAGCCCGCAGAGGGCCTCCGGGTGGAAGGGGTCGCCGCTCAGGGCGGACAGGAACCCGTCGCTGGCGGCCTGCCAATTGCCACTCTGGAACTGAGTCCAGGAGTTGCCCACTCCGACGTGGCCGGCGGTTGAATCCACATCATCGTCACAGGCCTGGATGGCCAGGCCTCCCAGCAACAGCATGGGCAGGATGCGGGTGACGAAACGGGTGGTGGTCCGGTGTGACATGGTGCGTGTCTCTCTCTTCTCGAAGTCCATCCTGGCTCCCCTCATCGTACCAGCAGCATCTTGCGGGTGGCGCTGAAACCATCGGCTTCCAGACGGGCCAGGTACATCCCGCTGGCCAGGGCCGTGCCGTCCTGCCCGGTGCCGTCCCAGACCCGCTGGTGGCTGCCGGCGGCCAGGGGCCCCTGATGCAGCACACGCACCTGCTCGCCAAGCAGATTGTAAACGGTCAACCTCACTGCGGCTCTCTCGGGCAGGTCGAACTGGATGCGTGTCTCGGGATTGAACGGGTTGGGCCAGTTGGCATGCAGTGCGAAGGCCGTGGGCAGGCTCTCGAGCTCAGCGGCGGGCAGCAGGGCGTACACACCGCCCTCAACGGGTCGGCTCAGCAGCTCGTCGCCGGATCGACTCTGTTCGACTCGCTGCCAGCTGCCGCCCACACGACGGGCCAGTTGCAGTTCGCCTCGGGCAGGCAGGCGCAGTTGAAGGTCACGCACGCCATCCGGCAGTTGCAGCCAGAAGGGGCTGAGCGCTTGGGGAGCACCATCCAGACGGTGCAGTTCCAGCACGCGCAGCGGAGTGCTGCCGGCGGCCGACCAGCTCAATTGCAGGTTCAGCGCTGGCAGGGCCAGTTCTCCCTCGGCGCCCCCGGCCTGGGCCAGCCCCAGATCCTGACTCACGGGAATTCCGTGGGAATCGCTGCCCACGATGCGCAGATGGTCCAGATTGCCGGACAGGCGGGCCTGCAGGTAATACAGTTCGCGACCCCCGGCGATGAAGTGCTCGCCGGGAATGATCTCCAGCTCGCCGATGTTCTCGCCCAGCCCATCGGACCCGAAGGCCTGCAGGGACCCCATGAGTTCACTGCAGAACACCGCCAGTTCAAGCTGGTCAAGGAACAGGCCGTTCTCGATCACGGCGGTGGTCAGCTGGGGTGCCGTCAGGTCCAGATGGAAGGGGATGTCGCCCTGAAGGCTGGCCACGGGTACCGCTCCATCGGGGGTGGTGGCATCGGCTTCCAGGCGCAGGTACAGCAGCTCGCCCTCGGGCAGACTGCCCGTCGCTTCAGTCAGATCCAGAGTGCCGGTATCCGTGACGCTGGTGGTCCAGAGTGGGGTGAAATTCTCGTCGAGCACCGACACGCTGTACTCCACCGTGGTGGCTCCCAGGGCCGCCTGCAGCAGACCGTGGTCCCAGCTGGCGTTGAGATTGCCGGGAATCAGCCACTGCTGCGGCTCCGGCTGGAGCACATTCACGCTCAGGGTCTGGTCCTTTTCGGGAGGCACGGTGGTGAAGAGGATCGCGCGGCCCGGCCCCGGCACGCTCGTGGAACCGTGGGCCAGATTGGCGTAGGTCACCTCGATGCCGTCGTTGTGGCCGAAGTTCGTGATGCCCACGGTGGCGTAGTTGTTGTTCAGGTCCACGTTGGTGACCTGCTTGTACTGCATCAGGAATTCATTGTCACCCGTGTCCGTGGGTCGGGTGGCGGTGTCGAAGAAGATCAGCTGGAACTCCTGCAGCGGCTGGCCCGCGTTCTCCCAGGCATAACGCGCCCAGGTACGGCTCCAGGAAATGATGAACTGTCCCGCGGCCTCGTCGTGGCGGGTGAACACCGGCACGTACAGGCTGTCGCCATTGGTGGTGTACTTGGGTTTCAGGTCTTCCCACCAGGCGCAGATCATGTTCGAGGGCCCCAGTGCGCTGGGAATGTTCCAGTTGCTGAAATCGCTCATCCAGGTGGTGCCCATGCTGACCCAGCCGTTGCTGCAGACACTGAGCGTGTTGAAGGTCTGGCCGTAATACGTGATCGGGAAGGGCAGGCTGATCTGGGTGGTCTGGTCATCGCGCAGATAAAGCCGTTCGCCGAAGGTGCCGCCGTAGGCCGGGTCCAGCTCTTTCCAGTTGTAGACCGGATTGCGCTGCAGGTCGAAGTCGGTGCTCTCCAGTGCGTAGTAGCCGTGCATGTCCGGCCCGGTGGGATTGCCGGGCACGTCGCTGCCGTTGGGCAGCAGGAAGCGCACGTGCTGCACGAAACCATCCGCGTCGGTCGTCTCCAGGGTCAGGTAGACCAGCCGGCCCGGGAAGAGCCGCAGCCCACCCACCACCTGGAAACGCAGGGTGGAGCTGGCATCGAGGGCCAGGTCGCCAATCAGCTGCGGCTCTTCATCCAGCAGCGAGATCAGCTCGCTCTGGGTGGACAGTGCGGCATGGGCCTGGCTGAGTGCGGCCAGCCCCGTGCAGCTGAAGTCAATGATCAGGGTGTCCAGGGCACCGGTCTCGAGGTGATCCAGGCCGGAACCCAGACGCACATCGTTCACGGTGATCGCCTTGTTGCGCGTGTCCAGATTCAGCACGGCGGTCGCACTGGCGTCGCCCGTGATGCGGATCACCAGGGGTACCTGCTGATGATCGCCCAGATCGGGATTCAATCGGACCTGCAGGGGATCGCTGCTGGCGGCCGTGGTTCCACCGGCCAGAGCGGTCCAGCTGGCGCTGCCGTCGAGGATCTCGAAGAGCTCGCTGTTTTCTTCGAGGGTGGCTTCCAGATTGGCGATGGTGGCACTGCCCGTGTTGAGCAGGCTGGGCAGGATGCTCAGTGTCTCACCGGCCCGGTAGGTGCCGTCCACGGTTTCTTCGCTGATCTGGGCACTGCTGTACTGCACGCCTTCGGTGTTGGCCACCACGGAGATGGTGCGCCCGCCGGGCGTGTAGTCGATATGATTGATGGTCAGCACCATGCTGGTCAGATCGGAGGTGTCGATCTGCAGCAGCACGCGGCCCTGGGAATCACTGCGGGCCCGGGCGACCATGCGGCTGTTGCTGGAGCCGCCCACCAGGGACACCACGGCATTCTCGAGCGGCTCCCCGTCCTGACCGATCACGTGCAGATCCATGGTCTGGACACCCGCGGCGATCGATGGTGGGGCATCGTGGCTCATCACGCGGGGCTGGTTGCGCCAGATCTTCAGGTCGGGATCGCCCAGCACATTGTAGACATGGAAGTAGAAGAAGGCCTCGTAGGGGTCCTCGCGGGTCAGCGGGTAGCCCCGGTAGAGCTCCAACTTGCCGTTCAGCAGCGCACTGCCCACCGAGGTCAGGTCCAGGTCGAAGATCGCGTTGAAGAATCCGCTGCAGACCGGGTTGTTGAACTGGGTGCGTGTGTGCAGGTCGCTGGGGCCCACGAAGGCCACCGCACCGCCCAGAGTCTGGAGGTTGCCGAATTGCAGGAAGCGCTCGCCGAAGCACGGGTCCAGCACGGTCTCCTCACCTCCGAAAGCGCCCGTCTGGCAGACGAAACTGGCCACGATGGGCATGCGGTAGCCATTGCTGAGTGCCGAGATGTCGTCACGGTCGAAGGCGGGAAAGACCCAGCCGTTGGAATTGGCCCAGCCGCGGTAGCTCACGATGCCACGGCCCGAATTGAGCGCACCACCGATGGGCGTGCCACCGTCGGAAATGGGGGGATAGAACACACTGTCGGCCGGAGTCATGCAGAAGCCATTGGCGCGCATCTTGTCAATCAGCCAGCGGCTGGTCAGGTTGGGGCTGATCGGGGCCTGGCCATTGTCGGCGTAGTTGCAGCTGACCACCAGACCGCGCTTGTGCCAATCACACTCGCTGTCGTCCACGGGGGTCTGGGACTCGTGCACCACCGGCTTGCGTGCCACCGTGACCAGCTGCTGCACGTTGTCCACGCTCATCCGACCCACCAGGAACTCGGGCAGGTAGTCGTCGCCTTCCTGGAGCGTCAGGTCGTGATCGGTGACGTCATGATCGCCCTCGACCGAGACCACGAAGCTGGTGGGACAGGCCAGGGCTTCGTCCTCGTCACCGATCAGCAGCATCACTTCGGGGCGGTCGCTGTCCCAGATGGCATCGGCCCAGGCCTTCAGTTCCGGGTAGCTGCAGGTGTTGGGGTTCTCGCTGCCGATGGTGCTGAAGGGCACCAGACGCACATCAAATCCCTTGCGGCGCTTCCAGGAGACGAACTCGCCGATCACGCTCATGTTCAGGTAGGCGTCGGCTCCCGTGATGCAGTACACCGGAAAGACCGTGTCGTCCACCGAATCGTAGAATTGCCCGTGATTGGGTACCAGCCCGTCGTAGATCTGCTCCATCGAGCTGGACCAGCTGTGCGCGGCTCCCAGTTCATTGCCGCCCAGTCCTTCGCTCCCATAGCTCAGGCGGATCACCGCGTGCTCCAGGATTTCAAGGCCCTCGGCACGGACCACGAAGGGCTGCACTCCCAGGGGACAGATCCGCAGGTCACGCAGAATCACCGGGTCGCCCAGATGCACGAAGTCGGTGAATTGCCCGCGGTAGGGTTGGTCGGCATCCACACCTGCGGCGGCCGCGCTGCCTGGCCGGACTTCTCCGGCCGCATCTTCCACACCCAGCGCCGGGCGCAGGTCGGGCAGCAGACGGGTGCGCAGCTCCTCGACCACCACGCTGATCCGCCCCGTGGGGGGCACTTCCCAGAATTCGGTGTGGCTGGGCAGCATGTACTCGCCGTGACTGGCGTACAGGGTATAGCCATCGAGTTCGATGCTGGCCAGGCCATCCTTGTCCACCGAAATCACGGGGGATTGAGGCTGCACCTCGATGGTGGTGTGTCCCGGAGTCTGTTCCAGGATGCGCATCCCGGCTGTGTGCAGCCCGGTGCTCGCTCCCGCCAGCGGGGCCAGCAGGCTGCAGATCAGCAAGGAGTTCAGGAGAGTGTTCGAGGTCATGGAATGCCTTGTTGAAAGAAGTGTTCTGTCTGTGTCCGGGCCTACTTGACCAGCGTGACCCGCCGGTTCTCGCTGAACAGCACCGCGCCGCCCTTCTCCACGTGTACCTGCAGCAGGTAGACGCCGGAGGCCAGGCCCGTGCCGTCGATGTGTGTCTCGAAAGTTGACCCGCTCAATCCCTGCAGATTGGCCACCCGGGCGACCAGGGCCCCGCGCAGGTCATAGAGTCCGGCGACCAGGGTTGCGCCCGCGGCGACCTGGGGCAGCTGGATCGAGACCGTGGTCGACGGATTGAAGGGATTGGGGTAGACATCCAGGGCAAAGGCGATGGGCTGCCCGTCCTCCGGTTCCACGGCCACCGCGTCGCCATTCCAGGCGAGGTGGACGTTACGCAGCAGCAGGCCCGCATCGGTGATGCTGCCGTCGGTGCGGGTCCGGAAGCCCACCCGGATCAGCTGGCCGGCCCACGGTCCCAGATCCACCGTGACGTGACGCCAGTCGGTGGCACGGCCGGTGAATGCCATGACACGCACAGGGTCGCCGCCATCGGGATGGATTTCCACGAAGGATGAGTCACGCGCGCCCTCGAGAGCGTACCAGGCATCGAACTCGAACACGCCGGCGGTCTGGGTGCGGCTCACGGGGGCCATCAACTCGAACTGCTGGGTACTGAGCAGCAGGCAGTCCATGTCGTCGGGGCTGAACTCATCGGCGCTGTCCTTGAACGTGGGATACTCATCGAGCATGACCGGCACCCAGCCACAGCCGGTGCCTTCCTGGCTGAAGTCTTCGATCTGGCTGAGCCAGGCGTCGATCTGGGCTCCCTGGGACCCCGTGGGGAAGAGCACGGGGGACAGACTCATGTCGGAGTCCAGACTGAACTCACTGACGTTGCTCACGTGATACACGTTGCGCGCCACCATGCGCCAGTTGCCCTCGGGCAGTTCCAGGCTCCAGTCGCTCTGGTTGTGGAAGGTCAGGGTGGTGTCGTTGTCCAGGTCCTGCAGTTCCAGCACGTCCAGCAGCAGGGACTGCCCGCTGGAGGATTCGAAACTCAGGTCAAGAGTGTGCCGGGGCAAGGGAGTCATTGACAGATTGACCGAGGTCGGGGCCGTGGGAGCGATGTTGATGGTCTGGGTGACGGGCTGGTAGCCGTGCTTGCGCACGTTGAGCGTATAACTGGCCGGCTGCAGCAGACGGTAGTAGGCACCCCAGGTCGGATCGGTGCGATAGAAGGGCACCTGGTCGGGATGCATCACTTCCTCGATGCGCACACGGCTTTCAAGGGGAGTGTTGCTTCCCGCCTCGCGCGTGTGCAGTCGCAGTCCGGGGGCATCCT is a window encoding:
- a CDS encoding proline dehydrogenase family protein, translated to MNVFHSLVVHTLPLMPKALVGHLSRHYIAGPSLDDAVRAAREVIDEGCCVTMDVLGESVTRAEETRTFARQYHEVLQRIADEKLDANVSVKPTQMGLALDPALVRENYTSIVGRAAELGNFVRIDMEDTPWTTATLDLHDELVARWPGHVGVVIQAYLRRTMSDTRERLIPGKANLRLCKGIYVEPESLAFKTRQDIRDSYLAILRELLSAGNYVGIATHDEWLVDGALEIVRELNLPREAFEFQMLLGVLPDLRRRIVARGHKLRVYVPFGEAWFAYSTRRLKENPSLVNTFIVDMFRKH
- a CDS encoding T9SS type A sorting domain-containing protein; this encodes MTSNTLLNSLLICSLLAPLAGASTGLHTAGMRILEQTPGHTTIEVQPQSPVISVDKDGLASIELDGYTLYASHGEYMLPSHTEFWEVPPTGRISVVVEELRTRLLPDLRPALGVEDAAGEVRPGSAAAAGVDADQPYRGQFTDFVHLGDPVILRDLRICPLGVQPFVVRAEGLEILEHAVIRLSYGSEGLGGNELGAAHSWSSSMEQIYDGLVPNHGQFYDSVDDTVFPVYCITGADAYLNMSVIGEFVSWKRRKGFDVRLVPFSTIGSENPNTCSYPELKAWADAIWDSDRPEVMLLIGDEDEALACPTSFVVSVEGDHDVTDHDLTLQEGDDYLPEFLVGRMSVDNVQQLVTVARKPVVHESQTPVDDSECDWHKRGLVVSCNYADNGQAPISPNLTSRWLIDKMRANGFCMTPADSVFYPPISDGGTPIGGALNSGRGIVSYRGWANSNGWVFPAFDRDDISALSNGYRMPIVASFVCQTGAFGGEETVLDPCFGERFLQFGNLQTLGGAVAFVGPSDLHTRTQFNNPVCSGFFNAIFDLDLTSVGSALLNGKLELYRGYPLTREDPYEAFFYFHVYNVLGDPDLKIWRNQPRVMSHDAPPSIAAGVQTMDLHVIGQDGEPLENAVVSLVGGSSNSRMVARARSDSQGRVLLQIDTSDLTSMVLTINHIDYTPGGRTISVVANTEGVQYSSAQISEETVDGTYRAGETLSILPSLLNTGSATIANLEATLEENSELFEILDGSASWTALAGGTTAASSDPLQVRLNPDLGDHQQVPLVIRITGDASATAVLNLDTRNKAITVNDVRLGSGLDHLETGALDTLIIDFSCTGLAALSQAHAALSTQSELISLLDEEPQLIGDLALDASSTLRFQVVGGLRLFPGRLVYLTLETTDADGFVQHVRFLLPNGSDVPGNPTGPDMHGYYALESTDFDLQRNPVYNWKELDPAYGGTFGERLYLRDDQTTQISLPFPITYYGQTFNTLSVCSNGWVSMGTTWMSDFSNWNIPSALGPSNMICAWWEDLKPKYTTNGDSLYVPVFTRHDEAAGQFIISWSRTWARYAWENAGQPLQEFQLIFFDTATRPTDTGDNEFLMQYKQVTNVDLNNNYATVGITNFGHNDGIEVTYANLAHGSTSVPGPGRAILFTTVPPEKDQTLSVNVLQPEPQQWLIPGNLNASWDHGLLQAALGATTVEYSVSVLDENFTPLWTTSVTDTGTLDLTEATGSLPEGELLYLRLEADATTPDGAVPVASLQGDIPFHLDLTAPQLTTAVIENGLFLDQLELAVFCSELMGSLQAFGSDGLGENIGELEIIPGEHFIAGGRELYYLQARLSGNLDHLRIVGSDSHGIPVSQDLGLAQAGGAEGELALPALNLQLSWSAAGSTPLRVLELHRLDGAPQALSPFWLQLPDGVRDLQLRLPARGELQLARRVGGSWQRVEQSRSGDELLSRPVEGGVYALLPAAELESLPTAFALHANWPNPFNPETRIQFDLPERAAVRLTVYNLLGEQVRVLHQGPLAAGSHQRVWDGTGQDGTALASGMYLARLEADGFSATRKMLLVR
- a CDS encoding T9SS type A sorting domain-containing protein; amino-acid sequence: MRLRSMSVLLVLAFASTALATLDDYYYTNDEIRHELDSLAAAHPNVMRVDSIGYTWETNSPIWSVKLSQNVSQELDKPALWVNGQCHAEEILGINISMAFIRELAHWGDLGHPNYAPLLQALEIHVVPTNNPDGLDVVMSEQDVTYRKNLHWFSPDGDCTIISGVGNDSCGVDLNRNYPAWFEHGDPLWAQNSDVEQYDYYRGPWPLSEPECEAVALQAERERFVAAVSYHSARTSTNHEIVIHPWEWEEGVKRCPPRDYTMMDNLTRGMADQIAGQEFEFYRNVAGSGRKGNHHNWIYREYGAVGMLIEVGLQEDAGMQPQNQETIDFIVDENLDGLYWLCRRIIGYQQDAPGLRLHTREAGSNTPLESRVRIEEVMHPDQVPFYRTDPTWGAYYRLLQPASYTLNVRKHGYQPVTQTINIAPTAPTSVNLSMTPLPRHTLDLSFESSSGQSLLLDVLELQDLDNDTTLTFHNQSDWSLELPEGNWRMVARNVYHVSNVSEFSLDSDMSLSPVLFPTGSQGAQIDAWLSQIEDFSQEGTGCGWVPVMLDEYPTFKDSADEFSPDDMDCLLLSTQQFELMAPVSRTQTAGVFEFDAWYALEGARDSSFVEIHPDGGDPVRVMAFTGRATDWRHVTVDLGPWAGQLIRVGFRTRTDGSITDAGLLLRNVHLAWNGDAVAVEPEDGQPIAFALDVYPNPFNPSTTVSIQLPQVAAGATLVAGLYDLRGALVARVANLQGLSGSTFETHIDGTGLASGVYLLQVHVEKGGAVLFSENRRVTLVK